A genomic window from Pseudomonadales bacterium includes:
- the clpS gene encoding ATP-dependent Clp protease adapter ClpS — MKYIAGNQPVLGNGADDGAFEHESGEAALVEKEKPRLHKPRLYRVVMLNDDYTPMEFVVHVLEDFFHMNREQATRIMLKVHVEGRAVCGVFTRDIAETKAEQINQYSSENEHPLLCQIEPDSSHSDE, encoded by the coding sequence ATGAAATACATTGCAGGCAACCAGCCTGTTTTGGGTAATGGTGCAGACGACGGTGCATTTGAACACGAGAGTGGAGAAGCGGCACTGGTTGAAAAAGAGAAACCGCGACTGCACAAGCCGCGGCTTTATCGCGTGGTCATGTTGAATGACGATTACACGCCGATGGAGTTTGTTGTGCATGTGCTGGAAGATTTTTTTCACATGAATCGTGAACAAGCGACGCGAATCATGTTAAAAGTGCATGTGGAAGGACGCGCCGTGTGTGGTGTTTTTACGCGTGATATTGCAGAAACTAAAGCAGAACAGATCAATCAATATTCATCTGAAAACGAACATCCTTTGTTGTGTCAGATAGAGCCAGACAGTAGTCACAGCGACGAATAA
- the infA gene encoding translation initiation factor IF-1, which yields MSKEDCIEFEGEVVDTLPNTTFKVKLENGHTVMAHISGKMRKNYIRILTGDKVKVEMTPYDLSKGRITYRAR from the coding sequence ATGTCGAAAGAAGACTGTATTGAGTTTGAAGGCGAGGTGGTCGACACCCTTCCCAATACAACATTCAAAGTGAAGCTGGAAAACGGCCACACTGTGATGGCGCACATTTCCGGCAAGATGCGCAAAAACTACATCCGTATTTTGACGGGCGATAAAGTCAAAGTTGAAATGACACCTTACGATTTGAGCAAAGGTCGCATTACTTATCGCGCTCGCTAA